In one Candidatus Absconditicoccus praedator genomic region, the following are encoded:
- a CDS encoding MBL fold metallo-hydrolase produces MDIFNIFSGNSLRNFNYIIKYSSNKAILIDPSSPVVLSKFLEENQLQPTTIINTHHHFDHTNGNSFFVNNFNCDL; encoded by the coding sequence ATGGATATATTTAATATTTTTTCTTGAAATTCACTAAGGAATTTTAATTATATAATTAAATATTCGTCAAATAAAGCTATATTAATTGATCCTTCATCTCCTGTAGTTTTATCCAAATTTCTTGAGGAAAACCAACTTCAACCAACCACTATAATAAACACACATCATCATTTTGACCATACTAATGGCAATAGTTTTTTTGTTAATAATTTTAATTGTGATCTTTAA
- a CDS encoding GNAT family N-acetyltransferase produces the protein MEGYENFTIVTEKEQFYLKAIEQKFAKDIFNELTDEITYYMYPSTPQKIEETEQFIDESIEKNRIGRQIQMVILSKENDEFLGCAGLHKMNTPTPELGVWVKKSAQGNGYGKKAMEVLKRRADKNLNYKYIIYPFDTDNIASRKVAEYLGGRYADEYYSQNMDGTYSYVLEYRIFPKSG, from the coding sequence ATGGAAGGGTATGAAAATTTTACAATTGTTACAGAAAAAGAACAATTTTATCTGAAAGCAATAGAGCAAAAATTTGCTAAAGATATATTCAATGAATTAACGGATGAAATTACATATTATATGTACCCCTCAACTCCTCAAAAAATAGAAGAAACAGAACAATTTATAGATGAATCTATAGAAAAAAATAGGATATGAAGACAGATCCAAATGGTCATTTTAAGTAAAGAAAATGATGAATTTCTGGGCTGTGCCTGACTTCACAAGATGAATACTCCAACACCAGAATTGTGAGTATGGGTAAAAAAATCGGCTCAATGAAATTGATATGGTAAAAAAGCTATGGAAGTGTTAAAAAGGCGAGCAGATAAAAATTTGAATTATAAGTATATAATTTATCCATTTGATACTGATAATATAGCTAGTAGAAAAGTTGCTGAATATCTTTGATGAAGATATGCTGATGAGTATTATTCCCAAAACATGGATTGAACTTATTCTTATGTATTAGAGTATAGAATCTTCCCAAAAAGTTGATAA
- the mutS gene encoding DNA mismatch repair protein MutS, which yields MTPAQRQYAELKNQYKDCILLFRMGDFYETFFEDAKILSSILDIVLTYKDKNSKTPTPMAGVPHHSVDKYLSKIIQIGYKVAIAEQVGQVVPGQLVKREVVNVLTPGTFLDGNEKNYNFIAGIVQNNSQEGNFHIAYGDFSLGEYFTKSFDSIDDVISFFIKINPSEIIIDIDLLEKQTLEEQINIYLDSLINISDVPYDQEGYLKTNLDIQTLGSYGKALQGGREKSFALLLSYLLDTQKQSIKNISKISHINDDNKVSLDENTIRNLEIFKSSYEGEKKYSLFSVINNTNTGMGNRKLNDIISNPTNDVKLLKKRLDQIEYFIQNPEIAQDIISKLKNLHDIPKLLSILLYKKNSPIIWEKLKNSFEVIFEGGENNILTQHILSIKNQDLSQIYKFSQELSSAIKEQPTENEYIKDGYDQQIDELRQIAYNSSKLILEYQQQIVQKTGIQGVKIKYISNQGYFIETTKKDSTKLEEYANPENQNFDFVRVQTLKSQERYTTTYLQQIQQKILTAKEKLTKLEKQIIDNLQNQLENLSKQINQFSDSIGFLDVFSSFGEFARVNNWIRPNIGTKGEMFIQQGRHPVIEKFLPTNENFVPNDLGMDDQSSIHIITGPNMGGKSTFLRQNAIIVLLAHCGIFVPAGKANIPTVDGIYARVGSGDIIAKNQSTFLTEMIEVANILNNATSKSFIILDELGRGTSTYDGVALAKSILQFLAENINSKTLFATHYHELINLENDYSNIKNFSVAVYETEKQVVFLKKISEGGANKSYGIDVAKIAGLPSWILKKAEENLHKLEKKQTQHKQAGLFELPSQKYDPNFEKIKQTLNQTNINETTPMQALKILDDLKNQLKD from the coding sequence ATGACTCCTGCTCAAAGACAATATGCAGAACTCAAAAATCAATACAAAGATTGTATATTGCTTTTTCGTATGTGAGATTTTTACGAAACTTTTTTTGAAGATGCGAAAATTCTTAGTAGCATACTAGATATTGTCCTTACATACAAAGACAAAAACAGTAAAACACCAACTCCAATGGCTGGAGTGCCTCATCATAGTGTAGACAAATATCTTTCTAAAATAATTCAAATCTGATACAAAGTAGCTATTGCAGAGCAAGTATGACAAGTAGTACCTTGACAACTGGTCAAAAGAGAAGTAGTAAATGTACTAACTCCTTGAACTTTCTTGGATGGCAACGAAAAAAACTACAATTTTATAGCATGAATAGTACAAAACAATAGCCAAGAATGAAACTTTCATATAGCTTACTGAGATTTCAGTCTTGGAGAGTATTTTACTAAATCTTTTGATAGTATAGATGATGTGATAAGTTTTTTTATCAAGATAAACCCATCAGAGATAATTATAGATATAGATCTTTTGGAAAAACAAACACTTGAAGAACAGATCAATATATATCTTGATAGCTTGATAAATATATCTGATGTACCTTATGACCAAGAATGATATCTTAAGACCAACTTGGACATACAAACTCTTTGAAGCTATGGAAAAGCACTTCAATGATGAAGAGAAAAATCTTTTGCATTACTTCTCAGTTATCTTTTGGACACACAAAAACAATCAATCAAAAATATATCAAAAATAAGTCATATCAATGATGACAACAAGGTATCATTAGATGAGAATACGATAAGAAACCTTGAAATATTCAAATCAAGTTATGAATGAGAAAAAAAATACAGTCTATTTTCTGTAATAAATAATACAAATACTGGTATGTGAAATAGAAAACTAAATGATATTATTTCCAATCCAACAAATGATGTAAAACTACTCAAAAAAAGACTAGACCAAATAGAATATTTTATCCAAAATCCTGAAATAGCTCAAGATATAATATCCAAACTAAAAAATCTACATGATATTCCAAAGTTACTCTCCATACTATTGTACAAAAAAAACTCTCCTATAATATGGGAAAAACTAAAAAATAGTTTTGAAGTAATTTTTGAATGATGAGAAAACAATATTCTTACACAACATATATTATCAATAAAAAACCAAGATTTATCACAAATATACAAGTTTTCTCAAGAATTATCGTCAGCTATCAAAGAACAACCCACAGAAAATGAGTATATCAAAGACTGATATGATCAACAAATTGATGAACTAAGACAAATTGCCTACAATTCATCCAAGCTAATACTTGAATACCAACAACAAATTGTACAAAAAACTTGAATTCAATGAGTTAAAATAAAATACATTTCCAACCAATGATATTTCATAGAAACCACCAAAAAAGATTCAACCAAACTTGAAGAATATGCCAATCCTGAAAACCAAAATTTTGATTTTGTAAGAGTACAAACACTCAAATCTCAAGAAAGGTACACCACCACATACTTACAACAAATCCAACAAAAAATTCTAACCGCCAAAGAAAAGCTAACAAAACTAGAAAAACAAATAATAGACAACCTTCAAAACCAGCTTGAAAACCTGTCAAAACAAATAAATCAATTTTCTGACAGTATATGATTTTTGGATGTATTTTCTAGCTTTTGAGAGTTTGCAAGAGTAAACAACTGGATAAGACCAAATATCTGAACCAAATGAGAAATGTTTATTCAACAATGAAGACATCCGGTGATTGAAAAATTTCTACCAACAAATGAAAATTTTGTACCAAATGACTTATGAATGGATGATCAAAGCAGTATACATATTATTACCTGACCCAATATGGGTTGAAAATCTACTTTTCTTAGACAAAATGCAATAATTGTTTTGTTGGCACATTGTGGGATTTTTGTGCCTGCCTGAAAAGCAAACATTCCTACAGTAGATTGAATTTATGCCAGAGTTGGTAGCGGAGATATTATTGCCAAGAATCAATCAACTTTCCTTACAGAAATGATAGAAGTTGCAAATATTTTGAATAATGCCACTTCAAAAAGTTTCATAATACTTGATGAACTATGAAGATGAACTTCTACTTATGATTGAGTAGCCCTAGCAAAATCTATATTACAGTTTCTTGCTGAAAACATAAACTCCAAAACATTGTTTGCAACTCACTATCATGAATTAATCAATCTTGAAAATGATTATTCCAACATCAAGAATTTTTCTGTAGCTGTTTATGAAACCGAAAAACAAGTTGTATTTCTCAAAAAAATTTCTGAATGATGAGCCAACAAAAGTTATTGAATTGATGTGGCCAAAATAGCCTGACTTCCATCTTGGATATTGAAAAAAGCTGAAGAAAACTTACACAAACTAGAGAAAAAACAAACTCAACACAAACAAGCATGACTGTTTGAACTTCCATCCCAAAAATACGATCCAAATTTTGAGAAGATCAAACAAACTCTTAATCAAACCAATATAAATGAAACAACCCCCATGCAAGCTTTGAAAATACTTGATGACCTGAAAAATCAACTAAAAGATTAA
- the mutL gene encoding DNA mismatch repair endonuclease MutL translates to MQIKQLPQYLINKLKAGEVVERPASVVKELIENSIDANATKIVLEIKNGGKSLIKVEDNGIGIDKDQIDLSIKSFATSKISSDNDLNNITSYGFRGEALSTISEVSKFTIQTKSNNDIIATQLHKIDKQVDISQIPFHKDNGTIVIVEDLFFNVPARQKFLKTDTTEYNYILDTFLDFALVNYDKDFVLIKDGKIIKNFSKNQDQYDRMLQIYKKSWENNLNFIENSSKDIQVYGICSDNKLTFTTQNNIKIFVNNRPVDDKIIKKSILQSYQRQIAPGEYPLVLMFIDISSDLVDVNVHPRKKEVKFTDPNSIFNFVQQTLSKTFSDKKVASGTFKKSQNLGFGNLHKNNNFTPKPSYQSTKAESLDFQWEGSVYSKPNIIENQENNIGDMKVIGQIWDSYIIVQLENELYLVDQHAVAERITFEKMKNDMQENKLNPEIIMHPISIDIPQNLDIHPQIEKLNNIGFDVSLLDDYTIVVYAIPKILSEYSIDIQKLFDKLLYMDDINMDSIFENIFATKACKTSIKAGEKLSMSQMVNLIKDAYKYIDKMFVCQHGRPSIVKLSKEDIEKLFDRN, encoded by the coding sequence ATGCAAATAAAACAACTTCCACAATATCTAATCAACAAGCTAAAAGCCTGAGAAGTTGTGGAAAGACCTGCAAGTGTAGTTAAAGAACTTATTGAAAACTCTATCGATGCCAATGCTACAAAAATCGTTTTGGAGATAAAAAACTGATGAAAATCTCTAATCAAAGTAGAAGATAATTGAATTTGAATTGATAAAGATCAGATTGATTTATCTATTAAAAGTTTTGCTACTTCCAAAATATCTTCAGATAATGACTTAAATAATATTACAAGTTATTGATTTAGATGAGAAGCATTGTCTACAATATCAGAAGTTTCCAAGTTTACCATTCAAACCAAATCCAACAATGATATTATTGCAACTCAATTACACAAAATAGACAAACAAGTAGATATATCACAAATACCATTTCACAAAGATAATTGAACTATAGTGATAGTAGAAGACTTGTTTTTCAATGTGCCAGCAAGACAAAAGTTTTTGAAAACAGATACTACTGAGTACAATTATATTTTGGATACATTTTTGGATTTTGCTCTTGTAAATTATGACAAAGATTTTGTCCTAATAAAGGACTGAAAAATAATAAAAAATTTCTCCAAAAACCAAGATCAATATGATAGAATGCTACAAATATACAAAAAATCCTGGGAAAACAATCTGAACTTTATTGAAAACTCATCAAAAGATATACAAGTATATTGAATTTGCTCTGACAACAAACTAACATTTACAACACAAAACAATATCAAAATTTTTGTAAACAATAGACCAGTAGACGACAAAATAATAAAAAAATCTATACTGCAATCATATCAAAGACAGATTGCACCTTGAGAATATCCGCTAGTTTTGATGTTTATTGATATTTCTTCTGATTTGGTAGATGTAAATGTCCATCCAAGGAAAAAAGAAGTAAAGTTTACCGATCCAAATAGTATATTCAATTTTGTGCAACAAACTTTATCAAAAACATTTTCTGATAAAAAAGTAGCTAGCTGAACTTTCAAAAAAAGTCAAAACTTATGATTTTGAAACTTACATAAAAATAATAATTTTACTCCAAAACCTTCATATCAATCGACAAAGGCAGAAAGTTTGGATTTTCAGTGGGAGGGTAGTGTGTATTCTAAGCCCAATATTATAGAAAATCAAGAAAACAATATATGAGATATGAAAGTGATTTGACAAATATGGGATAGTTATATAATAGTACAACTTGAAAATGAACTTTATTTGGTAGATCAACACGCTGTTGCAGAAAGAATAACTTTTGAGAAAATGAAAAATGACATGCAAGAAAACAAACTAAATCCAGAAATAATAATGCATCCTATATCAATTGATATACCTCAAAATTTGGATATACATCCTCAGATAGAAAAATTGAATAATATTTGATTTGATGTTTCATTGTTGGATGATTATACTATAGTTGTTTATGCAATCCCCAAGATTCTATCTGAATACAGTATAGATATACAAAAACTATTTGATAAATTGTTGTATATGGATGATATAAATATGGATAGTATATTTGAAAATATTTTTGCTACAAAAGCTTGTAAAACTTCTATAAAAGCTGGTGAAAAACTTTCCATGTCTCAAATGGTAAATCTTATAAAAGATGCCTACAAGTACATAGACAAGATGTTTGTATGCCAACATGGTAGACCTAGCATAGTAAAATTATCCAAAGAAGATATAGAAAAACTATTTGATAGAAATTAA
- a CDS encoding nicotianamine synthase family protein: MKIQTICDEIIEGYRQDNFYNLEKSFSKLYKYIQENKGTHIDTEKYFEIKKVFCYFEENYEYYLAQNLLTSPTPKDYLKLHERYVGYKVSISKTLDHILNYISPQKICFVGSGPLPITPIIIAENDIQTTGIEKNKDNYSISNEVLKKINPQNNVQIKNMKGSDFDSYGNYDVVFIEIMMLYLLHLMFLMIVMS, translated from the coding sequence ATGAAAATACAAACAATTTGTGATGAAATTATTGAATGATACAGACAAGATAATTTTTATAATTTAGAAAAATCATTTAGTAAGCTGTACAAATATATTCAAGAAAACAAAGGTACACATATAGATACAGAAAAATACTTTGAAATAAAAAAAGTTTTTTGTTATTTTGAAGAAAATTACGAGTATTATCTGGCCCAAAACCTTTTGACTTCACCAACCCCTAAAGATTATCTAAAGCTACATGAAAGATATGTTTGATATAAAGTTTCAATTAGTAAGACATTAGATCATATATTAAATTATATATCACCCCAAAAGATTTGTTTTGTGTGATCTTGACCCTTGCCCATTACACCAATAATAATAGCAGAAAATGATATACAAACAACTTGAATAGAAAAAAATAAGGACAACTATAGTATATCAAATGAGGTATTGAAAAAGATAAATCCTCAAAACAATGTACAAATAAAAAATATGAAATGATCAGATTTTGATAGTTATTGAAATTATGATGTTGTATTTATTGAAATTATGATGTTGTATTTATTGCATCTTATGTTTCTTATGATTGTGATGAGTTAA
- a CDS encoding aldo/keto reductase has product MQIPTLGIGTWKNEGVSCQNIVKEALSMGYTHIDTAQIYGNEEEVGEGTKQSGVSRESFFLTTKVWIDKFSYEGVITSVEESLRKLGTDFIDLLLLHWPQDEYSHKNALDGMMKLKQDGKIKELGVSNFNIKYLEEAINHTGGDIYNNQIEQHIYLPQSNLTDFCKQNNISVTAYSPLAHGHVFKDQVLSDIANKYNKTISQIALKWIIQTQGSIVIPKTSNIDRLKENMEIFNFEIENEDIQQLNSLPKTHRYINPPFSPTRDD; this is encoded by the coding sequence ATGCAAATACCAACTCTTTGAATTTGAACCTGGAAAAATGAATGAGTTTCCTGTCAAAATATTGTCAAAGAAGCTTTAAGTATGGGATATACTCACATAGATACAGCCCAAATATACTGAAATGAAGAAGAAGTAGGTGAGTGAACCAAACAGTCTTGAGTATCTAGAGAAAGCTTTTTTCTTACTACAAAGGTATGGATAGATAAATTTTCTTATGAATGAGTTATTACTTCTGTAGAAGAAAGTCTTAGAAAACTTTGAACAGATTTTATAGATTTACTTCTTTTGCATTGGCCGCAAGACGAGTATTCACACAAAAATGCATTGGATGGTATGATGAAACTCAAACAGGACTGAAAAATAAAAGAACTATGAGTTAGTAACTTCAATATAAAATACTTAGAAGAGGCTATAAATCATACCTGATGAGATATATACAACAATCAAATAGAGCAGCACATTTACTTACCTCAATCAAACCTTACAGATTTTTGTAAACAAAATAATATTTCTGTGACAGCATATTCACCCTTGGCTCACTGACATGTATTCAAAGATCAAGTTTTATCTGATATTGCCAACAAATACAACAAAACTATTTCCCAAATAGCTCTAAAATGGATAATTCAAACTCAATGATCTATAGTAATTCCAAAAACTTCTAATATTGACCGTCTAAAAGAAAATATGGAAATATTCAATTTTGAGATAGAAAATGAGGATATACAACAATTAAATAGTTTGCCTAAAACTCATAGATATATAAACCCTCCTTTTTCACCAACTCGAGATGATTAA
- a CDS encoding hydroxyacylglutathione hydrolase C-terminal domain-containing protein: MAIVFLLIILIVIFNVPVNSNIGGESGVLGDKDIINLDEGTYLQAYHTPGHTYDHISFGLYENNKLEALFSGDSFFNAGIGNCYSGDSKIAYNTVKDFYLQLPGEVKIYPGHDYMQTNLKFSLNIESDNQYTIDLLNDMQKKQPGEVVTNIDLEKKINPFLRFANNKIKESIKVKFNLSYLPSEEETFLKLRELRNNW; this comes from the coding sequence ATGGCAATAGTTTTTTTGTTAATAATTTTAATTGTGATCTTTAATGTGCCAGTCAATTCCAATATATGAGGGGAGAGTGGTGTTTTGTGAGATAAAGATATCATAAATCTTGATGAATGAACTTATTTACAAGCATACCATACTCCTGGTCATACTTATGATCATATTTCATTTTGATTGTATGAAAATAATAAGCTTGAAGCTTTGTTTAGTTGAGATTCTTTTTTTAATGCATGAATTGGGAATTGCTATTCTTGAGACTCCAAGATAGCTTATAATACAGTCAAGGATTTTTATTTGCAGTTGCCATGAGAAGTCAAAATATATCCTGGACATGATTATATGCAAACAAATTTGAAGTTTAGTTTGAATATAGAATCTGATAATCAATATACAATTGATTTGTTAAATGATATGCAAAAAAAACAACCCTGAGAAGTTGTGACAAATATAGATTTAGAAAAAAAGATAAATCCTTTTTTAAGATTTGCCAACAACAAAATAAAAGAAAGTATAAAAGTAAAATTCAATCTGTCATATCTTCCAAGTGAAGAAGAGACTTTCTTGAAATTGAGAGAGTTGAGAAACAACTGGTAG
- a CDS encoding c-type cytochrome, with protein MKIIMFLFVLAFASTAAYAGEEAYNSSTSPTCASCHNAGVAGAPQLGDEEDWQSIYTNVDELLESVLTGKGAMPAYEGRAEEDDLINAIKYMLAAVESESVGQKTKDDESSAVSFLPSYPFFTIFILNQE; from the coding sequence ATGAAAATTATCATGTTTTTGTTTGTCTTGGCTTTTGCCTCAACTGCTGCTTATGCAGGAGAAGAGGCATACAATTCTTCGACCTCACCAACTTGTGCAAGCTGCCACAATGCGGGGGTGGCAGGAGCTCCACAACTTGGGGATGAAGAGGACTGGCAGTCCATCTATACGAATGTAGATGAACTTCTTGAGTCTGTATTAACAGGCAAAGGAGCAATGCCAGCTTATGAAGGAAGAGCAGAAGAAGATGACTTGATCAATGCAATCAAGTACATGCTTGCAGCCGTTGAGTCTGAGTCAGTGGGACAAAAGACAAAAGACGATGAATCGTCTGCAGTTAGCTTTCTTCCAAGTTATCCATTCTTTACAATTTTCATCCTGAATCAGGAATAA
- a CDS encoding DMT family transporter: MGIIYAIISAFGYSINHIINKFILNYLNTWNTVFFTSFFVAFLLFLFFLFSGEQFSSLGLEEFLIWVIASITGFVALWSLFRSFEFISIGESIAIANIFPFLIVLFVFLSYQEGVGLFHLIGMSLVFFGIFLISKQDGSFKISLDTKYAFITAIGWAFYNFAIDYFVRSGFSILQVSLMFEVGVFLSSLLYILFNFGLPLQSIRNVFLNQKLLLLCFLSGLSTAAGTYFTVLAMSYIPVSIVGSIVSSQVVFSALLGYFVLSQKLSYLKLTGILIVFVGLVLYNFI, from the coding sequence TTGTGAATAATATATGCAATTATATCAGCTTTTTGATATAGTATAAATCATATTATAAATAAATTTATATTGAATTATCTAAACACCTGGAATACGGTGTTTTTTACTTCATTTTTTGTTGCATTTTTGCTTTTTTTATTTTTTTTGTTTAGTTGAGAACAATTTTCAAGTCTAGGTCTTGAAGAATTTTTGATATGGGTTATTGCTTCAATAACTTGATTTGTTGCTTTGTGGAGTCTTTTCAGGTCTTTTGAATTTATTTCTATATGAGAAAGTATTGCTATAGCAAACATTTTTCCTTTTTTGATAGTTTTATTTGTTTTCTTATCTTATCAGGAGGGTGTATGATTATTTCATCTAATTTGAATGAGTTTGGTCTTTTTTTGAATTTTTTTGATATCAAAGCAAGATTGAAGTTTTAAAATTTCATTGGATACTAAATATGCTTTCATAACCGCAATTGGGTGGGCATTTTACAATTTTGCTATAGATTATTTTGTAAGAAGTTGATTTTCTATTTTACAGGTATCACTTATGTTTGAAGTGTGAGTTTTTTTATCTTCTTTACTTTATATACTATTTAATTTTTGACTGCCCTTGCAGTCTATTAGAAATGTTTTTTTAAACCAAAAACTTTTATTACTATGTTTTCTTTCTGGTCTGAGTACAGCAGCTTGAACTTATTTTACAGTACTTGCTATGAGTTATATTCCAGTATCTATAGTTGGGTCTATTGTAAGTAGTCAAGTAGTATTTTCCGCTTTATTAGGATATTTTGTGTTGTCTCAAAAACTTTCATATCTTAAACTCACTTGAATATTAATTGTCTTTGTTTGATTGGTTTTATACAATTTTATATAA
- a CDS encoding RsmE family RNA methyltransferase → MHLFIGEFEQKDQKVFINNKRIVHQLKNVLRASLGYTFGIQPPVYVGDSPDNEIYILQLDSIDKNQLEASILETHKKSKQINNNGFLIPILNNFDKMELLVQKLTEIGTENIYFWDAARSQIHNINNKKLDRFYKISLEAAEQSGQILLPNIGIVQDIKKFTKDKEIVFIDFQASKKSLSTKSKNLWGVVGPEGGFSQDESSYFGSISKEKLSLGESVLRVETATIIGAWIIQNF, encoded by the coding sequence ATGCACCTTTTTATATGAGAGTTTGAACAAAAAGACCAGAAAGTTTTTATTAACAATAAAAGAATTGTACACCAACTAAAAAATGTTCTGAGAGCATCTCTCTGATACACTTTTGGTATACAACCACCTGTGTATGTATGAGACAGCCCAGACAATGAAATTTATATATTACAGTTAGATAGTATTGATAAAAATCAGTTAGAAGCTTCAATCCTTGAAACACACAAAAAATCAAAGCAAATTAATAATAACTGATTTCTGATTCCTATACTAAACAATTTTGATAAAATGGAGCTGCTGGTCCAAAAACTTACAGAAATATGAACAGAAAATATATATTTTTGGGATGCAGCAAGATCTCAAATACATAATATCAACAACAAAAAGCTTGATAGGTTTTATAAAATAAGTTTGGAAGCAGCAGAGCAGTCTTGACAGATTTTATTACCTAATATTTGAATTGTACAAGATATCAAAAAGTTTACCAAAGACAAAGAAATTGTGTTTATAGACTTTCAAGCATCAAAAAAATCATTATCTACAAAATCAAAAAACTTGTGGTGAGTTGTCTGACCAGAGTGAGGATTTTCTCAGGATGAATCAAGTTATTTTGGCAGTATTAGTAAAGAAAAATTAAGTCTTTGAGAGTCTGTACTGAGAGTAGAAACAGCTACAATAATATGAGCCTGGATCATACAAAATTTTTAA
- a CDS encoding MFS transporter, with protein sequence MKQITKFYISSFLKNQTYFVPVFVVILQLYQLSYIEIFLIFTLSNVLKLFIEIPTGIFADIYGKRRSIQISKLLILLSFIGFGFSWNFWTFLVFQLLYELGNAFRSGTETGYVYDYIQQNPENPSYTKVKGNQKFYARIGEGIATTLGGFIAAGIGYSAVFFFAAIPAFINFIFSLTWEKIKESEKGITKTDLYSKFQSSYHFIKNNSYAVRLILNVMIFTGGVAAISKLIQPYMQKTIIPIEYFGIVYTVFLVIAAFAVKYSYIFEEKFGKIIIINLFSILSAVLLFVVGYGYVGILGILILFLVITAENIRSPISNTLFHENIDSEKRSTLGSTLELGKALAGIIIMPIVGLLSDSFSIFYAVMFLAVLLLLNSIVFNIRQR encoded by the coding sequence ATGAAGCAGATAACAAAGTTTTATATAAGTTCTTTTCTAAAAAATCAAACTTATTTTGTGCCTGTTTTTGTAGTGATTTTACAGTTGTATCAACTTTCATACATAGAAATATTTTTGATTTTTACATTATCAAATGTACTAAAACTTTTTATTGAGATTCCTACAGGGATTTTTGCTGATATATACTGAAAAAGAAGAAGCATTCAGATATCAAAATTGCTTATTTTATTAAGTTTTATTTGATTTTGATTTTCTTGGAATTTTTGGACATTTTTGGTGTTTCAGTTGTTGTATGAGCTTTGAAATGCATTCAGGTCAGGGACTGAGACAGGTTATGTTTATGATTATATTCAGCAAAATCCAGAAAATCCTAGTTATACAAAAGTAAAATGAAATCAGAAGTTTTATGCTCGTATAGGGGAGGGTATTGCTACTACTTTGTGATGATTTATTGCTGCTGGGATTGGTTACTCTGCTGTGTTCTTTTTTGCTGCAATACCTGCTTTCATAAATTTTATTTTTTCTCTTACCTGGGAGAAGATCAAAGAGTCCGAAAAATGAATTACTAAAACTGATTTATATAGCAAATTCCAAAGTTCATATCATTTCATAAAAAACAATAGTTATGCAGTTAGACTAATTCTAAATGTTATGATATTCACAGGTTGAGTAGCTGCTATATCAAAATTAATTCAACCATATATGCAAAAAACAATAATACCAATAGAGTATTTTGGTATTGTTTATACAGTTTTTTTAGTGATAGCAGCATTTGCAGTCAAATATAGTTATATTTTTGAAGAAAAGTTTTGAAAAATAATCATTATAAATCTTTTTAGTATTTTATCGGCAGTTTTGTTGTTTGTAGTTGGTTATGGTTATGTTTGAATACTGTGAATATTAATACTATTTTTGGTGATTACAGCCGAAAATATTAGATCACCAATATCAAATACTTTATTCCATGAAAATATAGATTCGGAAAAAAGATCTACACTTGGTTCTACTTTGGAGCTTGGAAAGGCTTTGGCTGGAATTATAATAATGCCAATTGTTTGATTGTTATCTGATAGTTTTTCAATTTTTTATGCAGTAATGTTTTTGGCTGTTTTGTTGCTTTTGAATTCAATAGTATTCAATATTAGGCAAAGATAA